In one window of Oncorhynchus kisutch isolate 150728-3 linkage group LG16, Okis_V2, whole genome shotgun sequence DNA:
- the LOC109906732 gene encoding small ubiquitin-related modifier 3 — protein MSEEKPKEGVKTENDHINLKVAGQDGSVVQFKIKRHTPLSKLMKAYCERQGLSIRQIRFRFDGQPINETDTPSQLEMEDEDTIDVFQQQTGGLC, from the exons ATGTCGGAGGAGAAACCAAAG gagGGCGTGAAGACTGAGAACGACCACATTAACTTAAAGGTAGCCGGTCAGGACGGCTCTGTGGTTCAGTTCAAAATCAAGAGACACACTCCGCTCAGCAAACTGATGAAGGCCTACTGCGAACGTCAG GGGCTCTCGATAAGGCAGATCAGGTTCAGGTTTGACGGACAGCCAATCAACGAGACAGACACACCTTCACAG CTGGAGATGGAGGATGAAGACACCATAGATGTTTTCCAACAGCAGACAGGTGGTCTCTGCTAA